Proteins encoded within one genomic window of Spirulina major PCC 6313:
- a CDS encoding antibiotic biosynthesis monooxygenase codes for MDEAAQETPVTLVISEVVASDRIAEYEEWTKAINGAARSAPGFVGVEIIRPRDPNYLEYVVIVKFSAYRYLRAWVQSDTYRLWIRRADHLVRDRALQDQPDGIELWFTLPSNHIRDRPQPAYYKKVIIGMMAVYPLILLVNQVVGPFLTGLPPKVALLVSVLFVSALMTYPVMPLLTRWCDRWLYPPVRSRF; via the coding sequence ATGGATGAGGCAGCACAGGAAACGCCGGTGACGTTGGTGATTTCTGAGGTGGTGGCGAGCGATCGCATTGCCGAATATGAAGAATGGACGAAGGCAATTAACGGGGCGGCGCGGTCTGCACCGGGTTTTGTCGGGGTGGAGATCATCCGTCCCCGTGACCCGAACTACCTGGAATATGTGGTGATCGTGAAGTTCTCGGCGTATCGTTATTTGCGGGCTTGGGTGCAGTCGGACACCTATCGGTTATGGATTCGGCGGGCGGATCATCTGGTGCGCGATCGCGCCCTCCAAGACCAACCCGACGGCATTGAACTCTGGTTTACCCTCCCCTCTAATCACATTCGCGATCGCCCCCAACCCGCCTATTACAAAAAAGTGATCATCGGCATGATGGCGGTCTATCCCCTGATTTTGCTGGTGAATCAGGTGGTGGGGCCCTTTTTAACCGGGTTGCCGCCAAAGGTGGCGCTGTTGGTGTCGGTGCTCTTCGTCTCGGCGTTGATGACCTATCCGGTGATGCCACTGTTAACCCGGTGGTGCGATCGCTGGCTTTACCCCCCGGTGCGATCGCGTTTTTAA
- a CDS encoding Uma2 family endonuclease has protein sequence MIAAQSPHHLTPEDYLAQERHSEIKHEYINGEVYAMAGTTKTHNTISLNTAMLLRMGLRSSQCETFMADVKVGFVNNTRFFYPDLVVTCDSEDDSDPDIIRSPKLIIEVLSKSTEAYDRGKKFQDYRTLPSLQEYVLISSQEYLVDVFRRAENNLWLLQSYQGEDAIAQFQSINIDAPLAEIYATVDPGEPPDRPDDTPPS, from the coding sequence ATGATCGCCGCTCAATCCCCCCACCACCTCACCCCAGAAGACTACCTCGCACAGGAACGCCACAGCGAGATTAAGCATGAATACATCAATGGCGAAGTCTATGCCATGGCCGGTACGACTAAAACCCACAACACCATCAGCCTCAATACAGCAATGCTATTACGCATGGGGTTGCGATCGTCTCAATGCGAAACCTTTATGGCAGATGTCAAAGTGGGGTTTGTCAACAATACCCGGTTTTTCTATCCCGATTTGGTGGTGACCTGTGATTCTGAGGATGATTCTGATCCGGATATTATTCGATCGCCGAAGCTCATTATTGAAGTTCTTTCCAAGTCCACAGAAGCCTACGATCGCGGCAAAAAGTTTCAAGATTATCGCACCTTGCCGAGCTTGCAGGAGTACGTCTTAATCAGTAGTCAAGAGTATTTGGTGGATGTGTTTCGGCGTGCTGAGAATAATCTCTGGTTATTGCAAAGTTATCAGGGCGAAGATGCGATCGCCCAATTCCAAAGCATCAACATTGACGCACCGTTAGCCGAAATTTACGCCACAGTAGATCCCGGTGAACCGCCCGATCGTCCCGACGATACACCGCCATCGTAG
- a CDS encoding Uma2 family endonuclease produces MIAAQSPHYLTPEDYLAQERHSPIKHEYINGEVYAMAGTGGFHNIISGNVYLLLRNRLHGSSCRTYFADMKVKLAEGKQFFYPDLTVTCDSDDDPSLAYITQPKLIIEVLSESTELFDRGKKFQYYRTIASLQEYVLISVRDYLVEVFQRMDQGWFMQTYQGEDAIAQFQSIDLEVPLTDVYATLDLSNVRPGNPSQ; encoded by the coding sequence ATGATCGCCGCTCAATCCCCCCACTATCTCACCCCAGAAGACTACCTCGCCCAGGAACGCCACAGCCCCATCAAACACGAATACATCAATGGCGAAGTCTACGCCATGGCGGGTACAGGCGGATTTCACAACATTATTAGCGGTAATGTTTATCTACTCTTGCGAAATCGTTTACACGGTTCCAGTTGTCGAACCTATTTCGCAGATATGAAAGTGAAATTAGCCGAGGGTAAACAATTTTTTTATCCTGATTTAACCGTCACCTGCGATTCAGATGATGATCCATCCCTCGCCTATATTACTCAGCCAAAGCTCATTATTGAAGTGTTATCCGAATCTACAGAATTATTTGATCGCGGCAAAAAGTTTCAATATTACCGCACAATTGCGAGCTTGCAGGAATATGTTTTAATCAGTGTTCGAGATTATCTAGTTGAGGTGTTTCAACGGATGGATCAGGGGTGGTTCATGCAAACATATCAGGGCGAAGATGCGATCGCACAATTTCAAAGCATTGATCTTGAAGTGCCCTTAACTGATGTTTACGCCACCCTAGACCTTAGCAATGTACGACCTGGCAACCCGTCACAATAG
- a CDS encoding branched-chain amino acid transaminase translates to MHNFLPTAYLQGQFIPFKDANISIATHALHYGTGAFGGLRGIPDPNNPRQILLFRLDRHCQRLSNSARLLQFDLPADKIEHVIVDFIKKNQPTVSFYIRPFVYTSDLGIAPRLHNIEKDFFVYGLELGDYLSPDGVACRISSWYRQEDRSLPLRGKISGAYITSSLAKTEAVESGFDEAILMNSQGKVCEASGMNLFLIRNGQLITPGYEQDILEGITRDSVTTIAKAMGLTVIERPVDKSELFIADEVFLSGTAAKITPVKQIENYHLPQEKPITSQLRDKLTAITENRDPDYADWVYTVSLD, encoded by the coding sequence ATGCATAACTTTCTCCCCACCGCTTACCTACAAGGTCAATTTATCCCGTTTAAAGACGCGAATATCTCCATTGCCACCCATGCCCTCCATTACGGAACCGGCGCATTTGGCGGTTTACGCGGCATCCCTGACCCCAACAATCCCAGGCAAATTCTGCTCTTTCGCCTCGATCGCCACTGCCAACGCCTCAGCAACAGTGCGCGGTTGCTGCAATTCGATTTACCCGCCGATAAAATTGAGCATGTTATTGTTGATTTCATTAAAAAGAATCAACCCACTGTCTCCTTTTATATTCGCCCCTTTGTCTATACCTCTGACCTCGGAATTGCCCCACGACTCCATAACATTGAAAAAGACTTTTTTGTCTATGGTTTAGAATTAGGGGATTATCTCTCTCCTGATGGGGTTGCCTGCCGGATTAGTTCCTGGTATCGCCAAGAAGACCGCAGTTTACCCCTACGCGGCAAAATCAGCGGCGCATACATTACCTCATCCCTGGCGAAAACTGAAGCCGTCGAATCGGGCTTTGATGAAGCGATTTTAATGAACTCCCAAGGCAAGGTTTGTGAAGCGTCGGGGATGAATTTATTCCTGATTCGCAACGGTCAACTAATCACCCCTGGCTACGAGCAAGACATTCTCGAAGGTATTACTCGTGATAGCGTCACAACGATTGCCAAAGCAATGGGATTAACGGTGATTGAGCGGCCGGTGGATAAGTCGGAATTGTTCATTGCGGATGAGGTGTTTTTAAGTGGAACGGCGGCGAAAATTACCCCCGTTAAACAGATCGAAAACTACCATCTCCCCCAAGAGAAACCGATCACTTCCCAACTCCGCGATAAACTCACGGCTATCACTGAAAACCGCGATCCAGACTATGCTGATTGGGTCTATACCGTGTCTCTTGATTAA
- a CDS encoding competence/damage-inducible protein A encodes MSAEIICVGTELLLGEILNGNARFLAAEFARLGVPHYFQNVVGDNVERIHQVMEVAIARSSLLIFTGGLGPTPDDLTTAAIAQFFQTPLTERPEILQDITEKFAQRRRQMTPNNSKQALLPAGAAVLPNPTGTAPGMIWQPKPGLTILTFPGVPSELYRMWQDTAVPFLQSQGWGQQIIHSQVLRFWGVGESTLATKVTELFDLQNPTVAPYAANGEVRLRVSARAESEAEAIALIEPVAAQIRTLAGEDYFGTDEATLASTVGALLSDRRQTVAVAESCTGGGLGAIFTDNPGSSSYFLGGIIAYANRVKETQLGISPEVLIHQGAVSEPVAKQMALGVKAVFSSDWGISITGVAGPGGGTAQKPVGLVYIGLAHPDGTVEIFDYRFGQERDRATIRHMSACHALDRLRRRL; translated from the coding sequence ATGAGTGCAGAAATTATATGTGTGGGGACGGAGTTGCTGTTGGGGGAAATCCTCAATGGCAATGCGCGGTTTTTAGCGGCGGAGTTTGCCCGGTTGGGTGTGCCCCATTATTTTCAGAATGTGGTGGGGGACAATGTTGAACGGATTCATCAGGTGATGGAGGTGGCGATCGCTCGCTCCTCTCTGCTCATTTTTACCGGTGGCCTGGGCCCGACTCCCGATGATCTCACCACGGCAGCGATCGCCCAATTTTTCCAAACCCCCCTCACCGAACGGCCCGAAATTCTCCAAGACATCACCGAAAAGTTTGCCCAGCGGCGGCGGCAGATGACCCCCAACAACAGCAAACAAGCCCTCCTCCCCGCAGGCGCGGCGGTGCTGCCCAACCCCACGGGCACAGCACCGGGCATGATTTGGCAACCCAAACCGGGGTTAACCATTCTCACCTTTCCCGGTGTGCCCTCAGAACTCTATCGGATGTGGCAGGATACCGCTGTGCCGTTTTTGCAGTCCCAAGGCTGGGGCCAGCAGATTATTCATTCTCAGGTGCTGCGCTTTTGGGGCGTGGGCGAATCCACCCTCGCCACCAAGGTTACGGAATTATTTGACCTCCAAAACCCCACGGTGGCCCCCTACGCCGCCAACGGGGAAGTGCGGCTGCGGGTCTCGGCACGGGCAGAGTCGGAAGCGGAGGCGATCGCCTTGATTGAACCCGTGGCGGCTCAGATTCGCACCCTCGCAGGGGAAGACTATTTCGGCACCGACGAGGCGACCCTTGCTTCGACGGTGGGGGCGTTATTGAGCGATCGCCGCCAAACCGTGGCCGTTGCCGAATCCTGCACGGGCGGCGGTTTAGGGGCAATATTCACCGACAATCCCGGCAGTTCGAGCTATTTCCTCGGCGGCATCATCGCCTACGCCAATCGTGTCAAAGAAACCCAACTGGGTATCAGTCCGGAAGTGTTGATCCACCAAGGCGCAGTGAGTGAACCCGTTGCCAAACAAATGGCCCTAGGGGTAAAAGCCGTGTTCAGCAGTGATTGGGGGATTAGTATTACCGGCGTGGCGGGGCCCGGTGGCGGCACAGCCCAGAAACCCGTAGGGCTGGTGTATATCGGCCTCGCCCATCCCGATGGCACGGTGGAGATTTTTGACTATCGATTCGGCCAAGAGCGCGATCGCGCCACCATCCGCCACATGAGCGCCTGCCACGCCCTCGATCGCCTCCGCCGTCGTCTCTAG
- a CDS encoding glycosyltransferase family 4 protein, protein MSFHLYHLIAFLVSAIVVLWSTPVVKTLGLKSGHVDHPNERKVHRQPIVRLGGVSIFASTLIAVLIVWGLGGFEGLSAPEQAGIWGVAFGSVGFFLIGLADDLFNLSPMSRLAMQVAIAIISWQIGVKIEFLSMPFDNLVMHIGWLSLPITVIWLVGMANAINWIDGLDGLAAGVSGIAAVVMLIVTLFMDQPGAALLAAALAGGALGFLRYNFNPAQIFMGDGGSYFMGFTLAGVGVIGLVKTTAVTAVLLPYLILAVPILDMSAVIISRVWQGKSPFLADKRHLHHRLLDAGISQRLTVLFIYALTLWVGSLALAFSGIPSGAAYAIGATMLLAYAGWQVWRRSGSNVSN, encoded by the coding sequence ATGTCTTTCCATCTTTACCATCTCATTGCCTTTCTCGTCTCCGCCATCGTTGTCCTCTGGAGCACCCCTGTGGTCAAAACCCTGGGACTCAAAAGTGGCCACGTTGATCACCCCAACGAACGCAAAGTCCATCGCCAACCCATTGTCCGCTTGGGGGGGGTGTCGATTTTTGCGAGCACCCTGATCGCGGTGCTGATTGTCTGGGGACTGGGGGGGTTTGAAGGACTCTCGGCCCCAGAACAGGCCGGGATTTGGGGGGTGGCCTTTGGGAGTGTGGGCTTTTTTCTGATTGGCTTGGCGGATGATTTGTTTAATCTCAGCCCCATGTCACGGTTGGCGATGCAGGTGGCGATCGCGATCATCTCCTGGCAGATCGGAGTCAAAATTGAATTTCTCTCCATGCCCTTTGACAATCTCGTCATGCACATTGGCTGGCTCAGTCTCCCGATTACGGTGATTTGGCTCGTGGGCATGGCCAACGCGATCAACTGGATTGACGGGTTAGATGGATTAGCCGCCGGCGTTTCCGGAATTGCCGCTGTGGTGATGTTGATCGTCACCCTGTTTATGGATCAGCCCGGTGCTGCTCTTTTGGCCGCAGCCCTCGCCGGTGGAGCCTTAGGCTTTTTACGCTACAACTTCAACCCCGCTCAAATCTTCATGGGGGATGGGGGATCGTATTTTATGGGGTTTACCCTGGCGGGGGTGGGGGTGATTGGCTTGGTGAAAACCACGGCAGTCACGGCAGTGCTGCTGCCTTACTTAATCCTCGCCGTGCCAATTTTAGATATGTCAGCGGTGATTATTTCCCGCGTCTGGCAAGGTAAATCCCCCTTTCTTGCCGATAAACGCCACCTTCACCATCGGCTGCTGGATGCGGGCATTTCCCAACGGCTGACGGTGTTGTTTATCTATGCGTTGACCCTCTGGGTGGGGAGTTTGGCCCTAGCGTTTTCGGGGATTCCGAGCGGGGCTGCCTATGCGATCGGGGCGACGATGCTGTTGGCCTATGCGGGCTGGCAAGTGTGGCGGCGCAGTGGTAGTAATGTCAGCAATTAG